In the Malania oleifera isolate guangnan ecotype guangnan chromosome 1, ASM2987363v1, whole genome shotgun sequence genome, one interval contains:
- the LOC131155757 gene encoding protein EARLY-RESPONSIVE TO DEHYDRATION 7, chloroplastic-like isoform X1, whose translation MASQSRTKKLYPEVLQSNPDAASPFLSNPNSNPPPSQSSLYPSLDMKDLEENLFLDADDHHRPCDSNSQAPSAPPEQVSVEELLIRVPGAVLNLIDKHYSVELASGDLTIVRLRQGDNVVAVLACVGDEIQWPLAKDEAAVKLDESHYFFSLRAPKVSGSDYSDDDDDDERKLSNEADELLNYGLTIASKGQESLLKELDAVLEHYSSFSVQEAKKTSEILGVSAAKEISPVELKSKKKKELMEGSCAAYWTTLAPNVEDYSGIAAKLIASGSGQLIKGILWCGDVTVERLKLGNDVMKKRMNPTLKTEISPETLRRIKRVKRMTRMSEKVATGVLSGVLKVSGFFTSSVANSKVGKKFFGLLPGEIVLASLDGFNRVCDALEVAGRNVMSTSSTVTTGLVSHRYGEEAGKATNEGLNAAGHAIGTAWAVFKIRKALNPKSVLKPSTLAKSAAKAAAAEAKAAKTSK comes from the exons ATGGCGTCCCAAAGCCGGACGAAGAAGTTGTATCCGGAAGTCCTTCAATCCAATCCAGACGCCGCGTCACCGTTTCTCTcaaaccctaactctaatccTCCCCCCTCTCAATCCTCCCTCTACCCTTCATTAGACATGAAAGACCTCGAGGAGAATCTATTCCTCGATGCCGACGATCATCATCGCCCCTGTGACTCCAACTCTCAGGCGCCGTCAGCCCCTCCCGAACAAGTCTCTGTCGAGGAGTTGTTGATCCGAGTCCCCGGCGCCGTCCTCAACCTCATCGACAAGCACTACAGCGTCGAGCTCGCTTCAGGCGATCTGACGATTGTTCGACTCCGACAGGGTGACAACGTCGTTGCGGTGCTCGCTTGCGTTGGGGACGAGATCCAGTGGCCGCTTGCCAAGGACGAGGCCGCGGTTAAGCTTGACGAATCGCATTACTTCTTTTCTCTTCGTGCTCCGAAGGTGAGTGGATCGGACTatagtgatgatgatgatgatgatgagagaAAACTCTCTAATGAGGCCGATGAGTTGTTGAACTACGGTTTGACGATAGCGTCGAAAGGCCAGGAGAGCCTGTTGAAGGAGCTCGATGCCGTGTTGGAGCATTACAGTAGTTTCTCGGTGCAGGAGGCAAAGAAGACGTCGGAGATTTTGGGCGTTTCAGCGGCAAAGGAGATCTCGCCGGTGGAGTTGAAatcgaagaagaagaaggaattgatggAAGGGAGCTGTGCCGCATATTGGACAACGTTGGCTCCAAATGTGGAGGATTACAGCGGGATAGCAGCAAAGTTGATTGCTTCAGGGTCAGGGCAGCTGATTAAGGGCATTCTATGGTGTGGTGATGTGACGGTTGAGAGGTTGAAATTGGGCAATGATGTTATGAAGAAGCGGATGAATCCAACTTTGAAGACCGAGATCAGTCCAGAAACTTTGAGGAGGATTAAAAG GGTTAAGAGGATGACCAGGATGTCAGAGAAGGTCGCAACTGGGGTCCTCTCTGGGGTTTTGAAGGTCTCAGGATTTTTCACAAGTTCTGTTGCAAACTCAAAAGTGGGCAAGAAATTTTTTGGCCTCCTGCCTGGGGAAATCGTCCTTGCTTCCTTGGATGGATTTA ATAGAGTCTGTGATGCTCTTGAAGTTGCTGGAAGGAATGTAATGTCAACATCATCCACTGTGACGACAGGCCTTGTCTCCCACAg GTATGGGGAGGAAGCAGGAAAGGCAACAAATGAAGGACTTAATGCTGCAGGGCATGCCATAGGGACTGCATGGGCTGTTTTCAAGATCAGGAAGGCCTTGAACCCTAAAAGTGTTCTCAAACCTTCCACCCTTGCCAAATCTGCAGCCAAAGCTGCGGCTGCTGAGGCCAAGGCAGCTAAAACTTCCAAGTAG
- the LOC131155757 gene encoding protein EARLY-RESPONSIVE TO DEHYDRATION 7, chloroplastic-like isoform X2: MASQSRTKKLYPEVLQSNPDAASPFLSNPNSNPPPSQSSLYPSLDMKDLEENLFLDADDHHRPCDSNSQAPSAPPEQVSVEELLIRVPGAVLNLIDKHYSVELASGDLTIVRLRQGDNVVAVLACVGDEIQWPLAKDEAAVKLDESHYFFSLRAPKVSGSDYSDDDDDDERKLSNEADELLNYGLTIASKGQESLLKELDAVLEHYSSFSVQEAKKTSEILGVSAAKEISPVELKSKKKKELMEGSCAAYWTTLAPNVEDYSGIAAKLIASGSGQLIKGILWCGDVTVERLKLGNDVMKKRMNPTLKTEISPETLRRIKRVKRMTRMSEKVATGVLSGVLKVSGFFTSSVANSKVGKKFFGLLPGEIVLASLDGFNRVCDALEVAGRNVMSTSSTVTTGLVSHSSDKVLVRFVAP, from the exons ATGGCGTCCCAAAGCCGGACGAAGAAGTTGTATCCGGAAGTCCTTCAATCCAATCCAGACGCCGCGTCACCGTTTCTCTcaaaccctaactctaatccTCCCCCCTCTCAATCCTCCCTCTACCCTTCATTAGACATGAAAGACCTCGAGGAGAATCTATTCCTCGATGCCGACGATCATCATCGCCCCTGTGACTCCAACTCTCAGGCGCCGTCAGCCCCTCCCGAACAAGTCTCTGTCGAGGAGTTGTTGATCCGAGTCCCCGGCGCCGTCCTCAACCTCATCGACAAGCACTACAGCGTCGAGCTCGCTTCAGGCGATCTGACGATTGTTCGACTCCGACAGGGTGACAACGTCGTTGCGGTGCTCGCTTGCGTTGGGGACGAGATCCAGTGGCCGCTTGCCAAGGACGAGGCCGCGGTTAAGCTTGACGAATCGCATTACTTCTTTTCTCTTCGTGCTCCGAAGGTGAGTGGATCGGACTatagtgatgatgatgatgatgatgagagaAAACTCTCTAATGAGGCCGATGAGTTGTTGAACTACGGTTTGACGATAGCGTCGAAAGGCCAGGAGAGCCTGTTGAAGGAGCTCGATGCCGTGTTGGAGCATTACAGTAGTTTCTCGGTGCAGGAGGCAAAGAAGACGTCGGAGATTTTGGGCGTTTCAGCGGCAAAGGAGATCTCGCCGGTGGAGTTGAAatcgaagaagaagaaggaattgatggAAGGGAGCTGTGCCGCATATTGGACAACGTTGGCTCCAAATGTGGAGGATTACAGCGGGATAGCAGCAAAGTTGATTGCTTCAGGGTCAGGGCAGCTGATTAAGGGCATTCTATGGTGTGGTGATGTGACGGTTGAGAGGTTGAAATTGGGCAATGATGTTATGAAGAAGCGGATGAATCCAACTTTGAAGACCGAGATCAGTCCAGAAACTTTGAGGAGGATTAAAAG GGTTAAGAGGATGACCAGGATGTCAGAGAAGGTCGCAACTGGGGTCCTCTCTGGGGTTTTGAAGGTCTCAGGATTTTTCACAAGTTCTGTTGCAAACTCAAAAGTGGGCAAGAAATTTTTTGGCCTCCTGCCTGGGGAAATCGTCCTTGCTTCCTTGGATGGATTTA ATAGAGTCTGTGATGCTCTTGAAGTTGCTGGAAGGAATGTAATGTCAACATCATCCACTGTGACGACAGGCCTTGTCTCCCACAg CAGTGACAAAGTCTTGGTGCGCTTTGTAGCCCCTTAG
- the LOC131155757 gene encoding protein EARLY-RESPONSIVE TO DEHYDRATION 7, chloroplastic-like isoform X3, whose protein sequence is MASQSRTKKLYPEVLQSNPDAASPFLSNPNSNPPPSQSSLYPSLDMKDLEENLFLDADDHHRPCDSNSQAPSAPPEQVSVEELLIRVPGAVLNLIDKHYSVELASGDLTIVRLRQGDNVVAVLACVGDEIQWPLAKDEAAVKLDESHYFFSLRAPKVSGSDYSDDDDDDERKLSNEADELLNYGLTIASKGQESLLKELDAVLEHYSSFSVQEAKKTSEILGVSAAKEISPVELKSKKKKELMEGSCAAYWTTLAPNVEDYSGIAAKLIASGSGQLIKGILWCGDVTVERLKLGNDVMKKRMNPTLKTEISPETLRRIKRVKRMTRMSEKVATGVLSGVLKVSGFFTSSVANSKVGKKFFGLLPGEIVLASLDGFNRVCDALEVAGRNVMSTSSTVTTGLVSHSDKVLVRFVAP, encoded by the exons ATGGCGTCCCAAAGCCGGACGAAGAAGTTGTATCCGGAAGTCCTTCAATCCAATCCAGACGCCGCGTCACCGTTTCTCTcaaaccctaactctaatccTCCCCCCTCTCAATCCTCCCTCTACCCTTCATTAGACATGAAAGACCTCGAGGAGAATCTATTCCTCGATGCCGACGATCATCATCGCCCCTGTGACTCCAACTCTCAGGCGCCGTCAGCCCCTCCCGAACAAGTCTCTGTCGAGGAGTTGTTGATCCGAGTCCCCGGCGCCGTCCTCAACCTCATCGACAAGCACTACAGCGTCGAGCTCGCTTCAGGCGATCTGACGATTGTTCGACTCCGACAGGGTGACAACGTCGTTGCGGTGCTCGCTTGCGTTGGGGACGAGATCCAGTGGCCGCTTGCCAAGGACGAGGCCGCGGTTAAGCTTGACGAATCGCATTACTTCTTTTCTCTTCGTGCTCCGAAGGTGAGTGGATCGGACTatagtgatgatgatgatgatgatgagagaAAACTCTCTAATGAGGCCGATGAGTTGTTGAACTACGGTTTGACGATAGCGTCGAAAGGCCAGGAGAGCCTGTTGAAGGAGCTCGATGCCGTGTTGGAGCATTACAGTAGTTTCTCGGTGCAGGAGGCAAAGAAGACGTCGGAGATTTTGGGCGTTTCAGCGGCAAAGGAGATCTCGCCGGTGGAGTTGAAatcgaagaagaagaaggaattgatggAAGGGAGCTGTGCCGCATATTGGACAACGTTGGCTCCAAATGTGGAGGATTACAGCGGGATAGCAGCAAAGTTGATTGCTTCAGGGTCAGGGCAGCTGATTAAGGGCATTCTATGGTGTGGTGATGTGACGGTTGAGAGGTTGAAATTGGGCAATGATGTTATGAAGAAGCGGATGAATCCAACTTTGAAGACCGAGATCAGTCCAGAAACTTTGAGGAGGATTAAAAG GGTTAAGAGGATGACCAGGATGTCAGAGAAGGTCGCAACTGGGGTCCTCTCTGGGGTTTTGAAGGTCTCAGGATTTTTCACAAGTTCTGTTGCAAACTCAAAAGTGGGCAAGAAATTTTTTGGCCTCCTGCCTGGGGAAATCGTCCTTGCTTCCTTGGATGGATTTA ATAGAGTCTGTGATGCTCTTGAAGTTGCTGGAAGGAATGTAATGTCAACATCATCCACTGTGACGACAGGCCTTGTCTCCCACAg TGACAAAGTCTTGGTGCGCTTTGTAGCCCCTTAG
- the LOC131155757 gene encoding protein EARLY-RESPONSIVE TO DEHYDRATION 7, chloroplastic-like isoform X5: MASQSRTKKLYPEVLQSNPDAASPFLSNPNSNPPPSQSSLYPSLDMKDLEENLFLDADDHHRPCDSNSQAPSAPPEQVSVEELLIRVPGAVLNLIDKHYSVELASGDLTIVRLRQGDNVVAVLACVGDEIQWPLAKDEAAVKLDESHYFFSLRAPKVSGSDYSDDDDDDERKLSNEADELLNYGLTIASKGQESLLKELDAVLEHYSSFSVQEAKKTSEILGVSAAKEISPVELKSKKKKELMEGSCAAYWTTLAPNVEDYSGIAAKLIASGSGQLIKGILWCGDVTVERLKLGNDVMKKRMNPTLKTEISPETLRRIKRVKRMTRMSEKVATGVLSGVLKVSGFFTSSVANSKVGKKFFGLLPGEIVLASLDGFNRVCDALEVAGRNVMSTSSTVTTGLVSHRWG; the protein is encoded by the exons ATGGCGTCCCAAAGCCGGACGAAGAAGTTGTATCCGGAAGTCCTTCAATCCAATCCAGACGCCGCGTCACCGTTTCTCTcaaaccctaactctaatccTCCCCCCTCTCAATCCTCCCTCTACCCTTCATTAGACATGAAAGACCTCGAGGAGAATCTATTCCTCGATGCCGACGATCATCATCGCCCCTGTGACTCCAACTCTCAGGCGCCGTCAGCCCCTCCCGAACAAGTCTCTGTCGAGGAGTTGTTGATCCGAGTCCCCGGCGCCGTCCTCAACCTCATCGACAAGCACTACAGCGTCGAGCTCGCTTCAGGCGATCTGACGATTGTTCGACTCCGACAGGGTGACAACGTCGTTGCGGTGCTCGCTTGCGTTGGGGACGAGATCCAGTGGCCGCTTGCCAAGGACGAGGCCGCGGTTAAGCTTGACGAATCGCATTACTTCTTTTCTCTTCGTGCTCCGAAGGTGAGTGGATCGGACTatagtgatgatgatgatgatgatgagagaAAACTCTCTAATGAGGCCGATGAGTTGTTGAACTACGGTTTGACGATAGCGTCGAAAGGCCAGGAGAGCCTGTTGAAGGAGCTCGATGCCGTGTTGGAGCATTACAGTAGTTTCTCGGTGCAGGAGGCAAAGAAGACGTCGGAGATTTTGGGCGTTTCAGCGGCAAAGGAGATCTCGCCGGTGGAGTTGAAatcgaagaagaagaaggaattgatggAAGGGAGCTGTGCCGCATATTGGACAACGTTGGCTCCAAATGTGGAGGATTACAGCGGGATAGCAGCAAAGTTGATTGCTTCAGGGTCAGGGCAGCTGATTAAGGGCATTCTATGGTGTGGTGATGTGACGGTTGAGAGGTTGAAATTGGGCAATGATGTTATGAAGAAGCGGATGAATCCAACTTTGAAGACCGAGATCAGTCCAGAAACTTTGAGGAGGATTAAAAG GGTTAAGAGGATGACCAGGATGTCAGAGAAGGTCGCAACTGGGGTCCTCTCTGGGGTTTTGAAGGTCTCAGGATTTTTCACAAGTTCTGTTGCAAACTCAAAAGTGGGCAAGAAATTTTTTGGCCTCCTGCCTGGGGAAATCGTCCTTGCTTCCTTGGATGGATTTA ATAGAGTCTGTGATGCTCTTGAAGTTGCTGGAAGGAATGTAATGTCAACATCATCCACTGTGACGACAGGCCTTGTCTCCCACAg GTGGGGCTAA
- the LOC131155757 gene encoding protein EARLY-RESPONSIVE TO DEHYDRATION 7, chloroplastic-like isoform X4 gives MASQSRTKKLYPEVLQSNPDAASPFLSNPNSNPPPSQSSLYPSLDMKDLEENLFLDADDHHRPCDSNSQAPSAPPEQVSVEELLIRVPGAVLNLIDKHYSVELASGDLTIVRLRQGDNVVAVLACVGDEIQWPLAKDEAAVKLDESHYFFSLRAPKVSGSDYSDDDDDDERKLSNEADELLNYGLTIASKGQESLLKELDAVLEHYSSFSVQEAKKTSEILGVSAAKEISPVELKSKKKKELMEGSCAAYWTTLAPNVEDYSGIAAKLIASGSGQLIKGILWCGDVTVERLKLGNDVMKKRMNPTLKTEISPETLRRIKRVKRMTRMSEKVATGVLSGVLKVSGFFTSSVANSKVGKKFFGLLPGEIVLASLDGFNRVCDALEVAGRNVMSTSSTVTTGLVSHRNQ, from the exons ATGGCGTCCCAAAGCCGGACGAAGAAGTTGTATCCGGAAGTCCTTCAATCCAATCCAGACGCCGCGTCACCGTTTCTCTcaaaccctaactctaatccTCCCCCCTCTCAATCCTCCCTCTACCCTTCATTAGACATGAAAGACCTCGAGGAGAATCTATTCCTCGATGCCGACGATCATCATCGCCCCTGTGACTCCAACTCTCAGGCGCCGTCAGCCCCTCCCGAACAAGTCTCTGTCGAGGAGTTGTTGATCCGAGTCCCCGGCGCCGTCCTCAACCTCATCGACAAGCACTACAGCGTCGAGCTCGCTTCAGGCGATCTGACGATTGTTCGACTCCGACAGGGTGACAACGTCGTTGCGGTGCTCGCTTGCGTTGGGGACGAGATCCAGTGGCCGCTTGCCAAGGACGAGGCCGCGGTTAAGCTTGACGAATCGCATTACTTCTTTTCTCTTCGTGCTCCGAAGGTGAGTGGATCGGACTatagtgatgatgatgatgatgatgagagaAAACTCTCTAATGAGGCCGATGAGTTGTTGAACTACGGTTTGACGATAGCGTCGAAAGGCCAGGAGAGCCTGTTGAAGGAGCTCGATGCCGTGTTGGAGCATTACAGTAGTTTCTCGGTGCAGGAGGCAAAGAAGACGTCGGAGATTTTGGGCGTTTCAGCGGCAAAGGAGATCTCGCCGGTGGAGTTGAAatcgaagaagaagaaggaattgatggAAGGGAGCTGTGCCGCATATTGGACAACGTTGGCTCCAAATGTGGAGGATTACAGCGGGATAGCAGCAAAGTTGATTGCTTCAGGGTCAGGGCAGCTGATTAAGGGCATTCTATGGTGTGGTGATGTGACGGTTGAGAGGTTGAAATTGGGCAATGATGTTATGAAGAAGCGGATGAATCCAACTTTGAAGACCGAGATCAGTCCAGAAACTTTGAGGAGGATTAAAAG GGTTAAGAGGATGACCAGGATGTCAGAGAAGGTCGCAACTGGGGTCCTCTCTGGGGTTTTGAAGGTCTCAGGATTTTTCACAAGTTCTGTTGCAAACTCAAAAGTGGGCAAGAAATTTTTTGGCCTCCTGCCTGGGGAAATCGTCCTTGCTTCCTTGGATGGATTTA ATAGAGTCTGTGATGCTCTTGAAGTTGCTGGAAGGAATGTAATGTCAACATCATCCACTGTGACGACAGGCCTTGTCTCCCACAg GAATCAATAA
- the LOC131155757 gene encoding senescence/dehydration-associated protein At3g51250-like isoform X6, translating to MASQSRTKKLYPEVLQSNPDAASPFLSNPNSNPPPSQSSLYPSLDMKDLEENLFLDADDHHRPCDSNSQAPSAPPEQVSVEELLIRVPGAVLNLIDKHYSVELASGDLTIVRLRQGDNVVAVLACVGDEIQWPLAKDEAAVKLDESHYFFSLRAPKVSGSDYSDDDDDDERKLSNEADELLNYGLTIASKGQESLLKELDAVLEHYSSFSVQEAKKTSEILGVSAAKEISPVELKSKKKKELMEGSCAAYWTTLAPNVEDYSGIAAKLIASGSGQLIKGILWCGDVTVERLKLGNDVMKKRMNPTLKTEISPETLRRIKRVKRMTRMSEKVATGVLSGVLKVSGFFTSSVANSKVGKKFFGLLPGEIVLASLDGFKSVMLLKLLEGM from the exons ATGGCGTCCCAAAGCCGGACGAAGAAGTTGTATCCGGAAGTCCTTCAATCCAATCCAGACGCCGCGTCACCGTTTCTCTcaaaccctaactctaatccTCCCCCCTCTCAATCCTCCCTCTACCCTTCATTAGACATGAAAGACCTCGAGGAGAATCTATTCCTCGATGCCGACGATCATCATCGCCCCTGTGACTCCAACTCTCAGGCGCCGTCAGCCCCTCCCGAACAAGTCTCTGTCGAGGAGTTGTTGATCCGAGTCCCCGGCGCCGTCCTCAACCTCATCGACAAGCACTACAGCGTCGAGCTCGCTTCAGGCGATCTGACGATTGTTCGACTCCGACAGGGTGACAACGTCGTTGCGGTGCTCGCTTGCGTTGGGGACGAGATCCAGTGGCCGCTTGCCAAGGACGAGGCCGCGGTTAAGCTTGACGAATCGCATTACTTCTTTTCTCTTCGTGCTCCGAAGGTGAGTGGATCGGACTatagtgatgatgatgatgatgatgagagaAAACTCTCTAATGAGGCCGATGAGTTGTTGAACTACGGTTTGACGATAGCGTCGAAAGGCCAGGAGAGCCTGTTGAAGGAGCTCGATGCCGTGTTGGAGCATTACAGTAGTTTCTCGGTGCAGGAGGCAAAGAAGACGTCGGAGATTTTGGGCGTTTCAGCGGCAAAGGAGATCTCGCCGGTGGAGTTGAAatcgaagaagaagaaggaattgatggAAGGGAGCTGTGCCGCATATTGGACAACGTTGGCTCCAAATGTGGAGGATTACAGCGGGATAGCAGCAAAGTTGATTGCTTCAGGGTCAGGGCAGCTGATTAAGGGCATTCTATGGTGTGGTGATGTGACGGTTGAGAGGTTGAAATTGGGCAATGATGTTATGAAGAAGCGGATGAATCCAACTTTGAAGACCGAGATCAGTCCAGAAACTTTGAGGAGGATTAAAAG GGTTAAGAGGATGACCAGGATGTCAGAGAAGGTCGCAACTGGGGTCCTCTCTGGGGTTTTGAAGGTCTCAGGATTTTTCACAAGTTCTGTTGCAAACTCAAAAGTGGGCAAGAAATTTTTTGGCCTCCTGCCTGGGGAAATCGTCCTTGCTTCCTTGGATGGATTTA AGTCTGTGATGCTCTTGAAGTTGCTGGAAGGAATGTAA